In Mycolicibacterium nivoides, the DNA window AGTCATCGACGAGGACGAGGTGGTCGATTCGTTCGACCTGCCCGACGCTGACATCTCCGGCGAGGAGCTGAGCGTTCGGGTCATCCCCAAGCAGGCTGACGAGTTCACCTGTTCCAGCTGCTTCCTGGTGCAGCACCGCAACCGGCTGGCCCTGCAGAAGGGCGAGCAGTTGCTCTGCGTCGAGTGCGTCTGACGCGACCGACGAATCAGACCCGACAGTCGTTGTTCTAACGGCAGCAGTTCGGGTCGAGCACGGTGCACAACGCGACGAGCGAGTCCCGGCGCGGGCGGTGGTAGACGTTCATACCGCGCCGTTCGGACTCCACCATTCCCGCTCGCCGCAACTGCGACAGATGGTGGCTGACCGTCGATTCGGCCAGGCCCACCGCGGCCGCCAGGTCACACCCGCAGACCTCTCCAGCCTCCGCACTGAACAACAGCGACACCAGCTTCACCCGCACCGGGTCGGCCAGCGCTTTCAGCC includes these proteins:
- a CDS encoding DUF4193 domain-containing protein; its protein translation is MATDYDAPRVKETDEPAEESLEQLATRRTAADTAVIDEDEVVDSFDLPDADISGEELSVRVIPKQADEFTCSSCFLVQHRNRLALQKGEQLLCVECV
- a CDS encoding Rv2640c family ArsR-like transcriptional regulator, encoding MPKALPVVDTSEPVCCSPVAAGPIDDDGALEIALRLKALADPVRVKLVSLLFSAEAGEVCGCDLAAAVGLAESTVSHHLSQLRRAGMVESERRGMNVYHRPRRDSLVALCTVLDPNCCR